In Leptospira stimsonii, the following proteins share a genomic window:
- a CDS encoding HIT family hydrolase, whose amino-acid sequence MIDCPICQVYQSGEKPEILARFGEFSIRHSEEEKRLQGYLYIEPASHWTSYQEWNSGAFADFGKALEFATKWIYQNHSPVKIYTVTVSEMVPHMHFHLIPRYTDDLKGVDYIRLALQGKLPGAESIQNL is encoded by the coding sequence ATGATTGATTGTCCGATTTGCCAAGTCTATCAGTCCGGTGAAAAACCGGAAATCCTTGCTCGTTTCGGAGAATTCTCCATACGCCATTCGGAAGAGGAAAAACGATTGCAAGGGTATCTCTACATCGAACCCGCCTCTCACTGGACTTCCTATCAAGAATGGAATAGCGGAGCCTTTGCCGATTTCGGAAAGGCGCTAGAGTTTGCGACAAAGTGGATCTATCAAAATCATTCTCCCGTTAAAATTTATACGGTCACCGTTTCGGAAATGGTGCCGCATATGCACTTTCATCTGATTCCGCGTTATACGGACGATCTAAAAGGTGTGGATTATATCCGTCTGGCTCTTCAAGGGAAACTTCCCGGAGCGGAATCGATTCAGAATCTTTGA
- the recA gene encoding recombinase RecA: MGEGIMKKSKEEPQSVDDSKKLAIEQAMSQIEKQFGKGAIMKLGSDAARQTVQVIPTGSLDLDIALGIGGYPIGRIVEIYGPESSGKTTLTLSAIAEAQKRGGVAAFIDAEHALDPSYAKKLGVNIDELLVSQPDNGEEALEICESLVRSNAIDLIVIDSVAALVPKAEIEGDMGDSHMGLQARLMSQALRKLTGTISKSKTVVIFINQIRMKIGVMFGSPETTTGGNALKFYCSVRLDIRKIETIKEKEESIGNRVRVKVVKNKCAPPFKQAEFDIIFNAGISREGSLVDLGVKHDIINKAGAWYSYNTEKIGQGKDAAKEYLKSNPETAFTIENMVRDLNSLPLLAQDKKPRKEKEEKLEEATG, encoded by the coding sequence ATGGGAGAAGGTATTATGAAGAAGTCAAAAGAAGAACCACAGAGCGTAGACGATTCCAAGAAGTTAGCCATCGAACAGGCTATGAGCCAGATTGAAAAACAATTTGGAAAAGGCGCGATCATGAAATTAGGGTCGGATGCCGCGAGACAAACGGTGCAAGTGATACCTACCGGATCTCTGGATCTGGACATCGCTCTTGGAATCGGAGGGTATCCGATCGGAAGAATCGTAGAAATCTACGGTCCGGAATCCTCCGGGAAAACCACTCTGACACTTTCTGCAATTGCCGAAGCGCAAAAGCGAGGGGGCGTGGCGGCCTTCATCGATGCGGAGCACGCTCTGGATCCTTCTTATGCGAAGAAGTTAGGCGTCAATATCGACGAACTTCTGGTTTCCCAACCGGACAACGGGGAAGAGGCATTGGAAATCTGCGAATCCCTCGTTCGAAGCAACGCGATTGATTTGATCGTGATCGACTCGGTGGCGGCTCTTGTTCCGAAAGCAGAGATCGAAGGAGATATGGGAGATTCTCACATGGGTTTACAAGCCCGTCTGATGTCCCAAGCCCTCCGAAAACTCACAGGAACCATTTCAAAATCAAAAACCGTAGTGATTTTCATCAACCAGATTCGGATGAAAATCGGAGTCATGTTCGGGTCACCGGAGACTACAACGGGCGGAAACGCGCTCAAATTCTATTGTTCGGTTCGATTGGATATCCGCAAAATCGAAACGATCAAAGAAAAAGAAGAATCGATCGGAAACAGAGTTCGTGTCAAAGTTGTCAAAAATAAGTGTGCACCGCCCTTTAAGCAGGCAGAATTTGACATAATTTTCAACGCGGGAATCAGCAGAGAGGGTTCTCTGGTTGACCTCGGTGTGAAACATGATATTATCAATAAGGCAGGAGCCTGGTATTCCTATAACACGGAAAAAATCGGGCAGGGAAAAGATGCGGCGAAAGAGTATCTGAAATCCAATCCTGAAACCGCATTCACGATCGAGAATATGGTTCGAGATCTGAATAGCCTTCCCCTCTTAGCGCAGGACAAAAAGCCTCGCAAAGAAAAAGAGGAAAAATTGGAAGAAGCTACGGGATAA